In Cupriavidus sp. EM10, the genomic window GCCGGGCACGGTCAACTTTGGTTCGTCGGGCAACGGCACGTCGCAGCACCTGGCCGCCGAACTGTTCGCCAACATGGCCGGCCTGAAGATGACCCACGTGCCCTACAAGGGCAGCAGCCAGGCGGTGCAGGCGCTGCTGGGCAACCAGGTTGACCTGGTGTTCGAGAACAGCGTGGCGGCCATGCCGATGATCCAGTCCGGCAAGTTCCGCGCGCTGGCCACCACCGGCGCCAAACGGGCGGCCGAGTTGCCCGACGTGCCGACCATGGCGGAGTCGGGTTTGAAAGGTTATGAAATCGTGTCCTGGCAGGCGATCTTCGCGCCGGCCGGCACGCCCAAGCCGATCGTCGACAAGCTGTCGACCGAGATCGGCAAGATCATTCAACAGCCCGACGTGCGCGCCAGGCTGGCGTCGATGGGCGTGGAACCGTCGGGCGCCGGCCCCACCGAACTGGGCAATTTCCAGAAGAGCGAAGTCGCCAAATGGGCCAACCTGATCAAGGTGGCCAATATTCACCTGGAGTAAGCATGAGTGATCACCGTATCCCGACCGCCGGCCTGCACCAATGGGTAGTCGACCTATGGCTGGCGGCGGGCTCCGACGCCCGCGAGGCCAGGCTGACTGCCGATCACCTGGTGGGCGCCAACCTGTCCGGCCACGATTCGCATGGCGTGGGAATGATTCCGAAGTACGTGATGTCTTGGCAGGCCGACCAGCTCCAGCTGAACCAGCAGGTCAGCGTGGTGCACGAATCGGGCGGCATCCTGAGCCTGGACGGCAATCGTGGCATGGGCCAGGCCGTCACCGAACAGGCCATGGGCCTGGGCATCGAACGCGCGAAGGAACACGGCGTGTGCGTGCTGGGCCTGCGTCGGTCGCACCACCTGGGCCGCGTCGGGCACTGGGCCGAACAGGCCACGGCGGCCGGCTTGATCTCGATCCATTTCGTCAATGTGCTATCCAAGCCGATCGTGGCACCGCATGGCGGCTACGA contains:
- a CDS encoding tripartite tricarboxylate transporter substrate binding protein, which encodes MNFPHRLMRPMLAVLCTGCMAVAGQAGAQGADHYPTKPITYVVPFAAGGTTDLLGRLIGQRLSQVLGQSVVVENRAGAGGNIGSDYVAKAPADGYTLLGGTISSHAINVSLYPKMPYDPVKNFQPIALIGTLPNVLVVNANSPWKSVQDVVAAAKAKPGTVNFGSSGNGTSQHLAAELFANMAGLKMTHVPYKGSSQAVQALLGNQVDLVFENSVAAMPMIQSGKFRALATTGAKRAAELPDVPTMAESGLKGYEIVSWQAIFAPAGTPKPIVDKLSTEIGKIIQQPDVRARLASMGVEPSGAGPTELGNFQKSEVAKWANLIKVANIHLE